The following are encoded together in the Gammaproteobacteria bacterium genome:
- the tsaB gene encoding tRNA (adenosine(37)-N6)-threonylcarbamoyltransferase complex dimerization subunit type 1 TsaB: protein MKILALETATEACSAALLIDDQMLERFEIAPRGHARLLLPMLDELLATAGLQPAQLDAVAFGRGPGSFTGLRIAAGTAQGIAFATDLPVLPVSTLAALARPALLRAGVEHVLAAIDARMGEVYWAPYGRGANGEPEALGAERVSAPERVDISGVPGGAAWSGVGSGWAAYAAPLRAQLGDRLAGIDADALPRAGDIARLAALDFAAGRVVAPEHAQPIYLRNQVVQRPGG, encoded by the coding sequence GTGAAGATTCTGGCCCTGGAGACGGCCACCGAGGCCTGCAGTGCGGCACTTTTGATCGACGACCAGATGCTGGAACGCTTCGAGATCGCACCGCGGGGTCACGCACGGCTGCTGCTGCCGATGCTGGACGAATTATTGGCCACCGCCGGACTGCAGCCGGCACAGCTCGACGCCGTCGCCTTCGGCCGCGGGCCCGGCAGCTTCACCGGCCTGCGCATCGCCGCCGGCACGGCCCAGGGCATCGCCTTCGCCACCGACCTGCCGGTGCTGCCGGTCTCGACCCTGGCGGCGCTGGCGCGTCCCGCCCTGTTGCGTGCCGGCGTTGAGCACGTCCTGGCCGCCATTGATGCGCGCATGGGCGAGGTCTATTGGGCGCCCTATGGACGCGGCGCGAACGGCGAGCCGGAGGCGCTGGGTGCGGAGCGGGTATCCGCACCGGAGCGCGTTGACATATCCGGGGTACCCGGGGGTGCCGCATGGTCCGGCGTCGGCAGCGGCTGGGCCGCCTATGCGGCACCATTGCGCGCACAACTGGGCGACCGGCTCGCCGGGATCGATGCCGACGCGCTGCCGCGCGCCGGCGATATCGCCCGCCTCGCCGCGCTCGATTTTGCCGCCGGCCGTGTGGTCGCCCCTGAACACGCCCAGCCCATCTATCTGCGCAACCAGGTGGTACAGCGGCCGGGGGGATGA